One Gossypium hirsutum isolate 1008001.06 chromosome A11, Gossypium_hirsutum_v2.1, whole genome shotgun sequence genomic window carries:
- the LOC107897837 gene encoding zeaxanthin epoxidase, chloroplastic gives MAASLFQKPSAILFTGTQFPVSISKDIPIEPSPCIHFNYHFRSKANNQKKGLLQVKATVGAGTQSVSKSSETKDLDGNQLEKKTKLKILIAGGGIGGLVFALAAKKKGFDVVVFEKDLSAIRGEGQYRGPIQIQSNALAALEAIDMEVAEELMEAGCVTGDRINGLVDGVSGTWYVKFDTFTPAAERGLPVTRVISRMTLQQILARAVGEDVIFNESNVVDFQDDGDKVTVVLENGNRYDGDLLVGADGIWSKVRKNLFGPKEAVYSGYTCYTGIADFVPADIESVGYRVFLGHKQYFVSSDVGAGKMQWYAFYKEPAGGVDSHGKKERLLNIFGDWCDNVTDLLHATDEDAILRRDIYDRTPSLTWGRGRVTLLGDSIHAMQPNMGQGGCMAIEDSYQLALELDNAWKQGVESGTPIDVVSSLRSYERARRLRVAIIHGMARMAAIMASTYKAYLGVGLGPFSFLTKFRIPHPGRVGGRFFINLAMPIMLNWVLGGNSSNLEGRSLSCRLSDKASDQLRTWFEDNDALEQTINGEWFLLSVGDEAAASQHICLSRDENKSFVIGSEKNENFPGKSVVIRSPQVSKTHAQIIYKEGAFFLIDMQSEHGTYIEHEGRRSRVPSNVATRLRPSDVIEFGSDKKAALRVKVMRSPPKIAYNEEGQLLQAV, from the exons ATGGCAGCAAGTTTGTTTCAAAAGCCTTCAGCAATTCTTTTCACAGGAACTCAGTTTCCAGTTTCCATTTCTAAGGATATTCCAATAGAACCCTCTCCTTGTATACATTTCAATTACCATTTTAGAAGCAAAGCAAACAACCAAAAGAAGGGGCTTTTACAAGTCAAAGCTACAGTGGGAGCTGGAACCCAGAGTGTTTCCAAATCAAGTGAGACGAAAGATTTGGATGGAAACCAGTTGGAGAAGAAGACGAAGCTGAAGATATTGATTGCTGGGGGTGGTATTGGAGGGTTGGTTTTTGCATTGGCTGCaaaaaagaaaggttttgatGTAGTGGTGTTTGAGAAGGATTTGAGTGCTATAAGAGGTGAGGGGCAATATAGGGGTCCAATTCAGATACAAAGCAATGCATTGGCTGCTTTAGAGGCTATCGATATGGAAGTTGCTGAGGAACTCATGGAAGCAGGGTGCGTCACAGGTGATAGAATCAATGGATTAGTTGACGGGGTTTCCGGTACTTG GTATGTCAAGTTTGATACGTTCACACCTGCGGCAGAAAGGGGGCTTCCAGTAACAAGAGTTATTAGTAGGATGACTTTGCAACAAATCCTGGCTCGTGCAGTTGGGGAAGACGTAATTTTTAATGAGAGCAATGTTGTTGATTTTCAGGATGATGGAGATAAG GTCACTGTGGTACTGGAAAATGGAAACCGCTATGATGGTGATCTTCTAGTTGGAGCTGATGGAATATGGTCCAAG GTGAGGAAGAACTTGTTCGGACCAAAGGAAGCTGTATATTCTGGCTACACTTGCTATACCGGTATTGCAGATTTTGTGCCTGCTGATATTGAGTCTGTCGG GTACCGTGTATTTTTGGGACACAAGCAGTACTTTGTTTCCTCAGATGTTGGTGCTGGAAAGATGCAGTGGTATGCATTTTACAAGGAACCAGCTGGTGGTGTGGATAGCCATG GTAAAAAGGAGAGGCTACTTAACATATTCGGGGATTGGTGTGACAATGTGACAGATTTGTTACATGCTACTGATGAAGATGCAATTCTTCGACGAGACATATATGACCGAACACCCTCACTAACTTGGGGAAGAGGGCGTGTAACCTTGCTTGGGGATTCTATCCATGCAATGCAGCCAAATATGGGTCAAGGGGGATGCATGGCCATCGAG GACAGTTACCAATTAGCATTGGAACTTGATAATGCATGGAAACAAGGTGTTGAGTCAGGGACTCCTATTGATGTTGTTTCCTCTTTAAGGAg CTATGAGAGAGCTAGAAGACTGCGAGTTGCCATCATCCATGGAATGGCAAGAATGGCTGCAATCATGGCTTCAACTTACAAGGCTTATTTAGGTGTAGGGCTAGGTCCCTTCTCG TTTTTGACAAAATTTCGGATACCACATCCAGGAAGAGTTGGTGGAAGATTTTTTATCAACTTAGCAATGCCCATAATGCTCAATTGGGTCTTAGGTGGTAACAG CTCAAATCTTGAAGGGAGGTCCTTAAGTTGCAGACTCTCAGACAAG GCAAGTGACCAATTGCGGACATGGTTTGAAGACAATGACGCACTCGAGCAGACTATTAATGGAGA GTGGTTCTTATTGTCAGTTGGGGACGAAGCAGCTGCCTCACAACATATTTGTTTAAGTAGGGATGAGAACAAATCGTTTGTGATAGG AAGTGAAAAGAATGAGAATTTTCCAGGAAAATCAGTGGTGATACGTTCACCTCAGGTATCAAAAACGCATGCTCAAATCATCTATAAAGAAGGTGCATTCTTCCTAATTGACATGCAGAGTGAACATGGGACCTATATCGA GCATGAAGGGAGAAGATCTAGGGTACCTTCAAATGTTGCTACTCGACTTCGACCCTCGGATGTTATTGAGTTTGGTTCCGATAAGAAG GCAGCATTGCGGGTAAAGGTGATGAGATCGCCTCCAAAGATCGCCTATAACGAAGAGGGTCAACTTCTTCAGGCTGTGTGA
- the LOC107897845 gene encoding heterogeneous nuclear ribonucleoprotein 1 isoform X1 — protein MERKLVVLGIPWEVDTEGLREYMSKYGDLEDCIVMKERTTGRSRGFGYVTFASADDAKNVLSIEHFLGERMLEVKIATPKEEMRAPIKKVTRIFVARIPPSVDESTFRRHFEEYGEITDLYMPKDQVSKAHRGIGFITFASAESVENLMADAHELGGSTVVVDRATPKEDDFKPIGRMSQGGYGAYNAYISAATRYAALGAPTLYDHPGPMYGIGGESSRGMGKKIFVGRLPQEATADDLRQYFGRFGRVIDVYVPKDPKRSGHRGFGFVTFAEDGVADRVSRRSHEICGQQVAIDSATPVDDAGPSFMMNPAGPFRGFGGPMRPFGRMYGGLPYDDWGYAIGSGRPSRADWRYRPY, from the exons ATGGAACGGAAGCTTGTG GTTTTGGGAATCCCTTGGGAGGTGGATACTGAAGGTTTGAGGGAATACATGAGTAAATATGGTGATTTGGAGGATTGTATTGTCATGAAG GAGCGAACTACGGGTCGATCCCGTGGTTTTGGTTATGTAACGTTTGCATCGGCTGATGATGCGAAG AATGTGCTATCAATTGAGCATTTTCTTGGTGAGAGAATGCTGGAAGTTAAAATAGCTACTCCAAAG GAGGAGATGAGAGCTCCCATAAAGAAAGTTACCAGGATATTTGTGGCCAGGATTCCACCATCAGTGGATGAATCAACCTTTCGGAG GCATTTTGAGGAGTATGGTGAGATAACAGATTTATACATGCCGAAG GATCAAGTCTCAAAAGCTCATCGTGGAATTGGCTTTATCACTTTTGCTAGTGCAG AATCTGTGGAGAATCTGATGGCTGATGCTCATGAACTGGGTGGTTCTACAGTAGTAGTTGATCGAGCAACACCTAAG GAAGATGACTTCAAGCCAATAGGCAGAATGTCACAGGGGGGGTATGGTGCATACAATGCTTACATTTCTGCTGCCACTAGGTATGCTGCACTTGGTGCTCCTACCTTGTATGACCATCCTGGCCCCATGTATGGAA TAGGAGGGGAGTCCAGCCGAGGGATGGGCAAAAAGATATTTGTTGGCAGACTTCCTCAGGAAGCCACTGCTGATGATCTGCGTCAGTATTTTGGTAGATTTGGCCGTGTAATAGATGTTTATGTTCCTAAG GACCCCAAGAGATCTGGCCACAGAGGTTTTGGTTTTGTGACTTTTGCTGAAGATGGAGTTGCAGATAGAGTATCTCGTAGGTCTCACGAGATTTGTGGACAACAG GTGGCAATAGATTCAGCAACACCCGTTGATGATGCTGGCCCTAGTTTCATGATGAATCCTGCTGGACCATTTAGAGGTTTTGGTGGTCCAATGCGCCCCTTTGGTAGGATGTATGGAGGACTGCCTTATGATGAT TGGGGTTATGCAATTGGGAGTGGGAGGCCATCGAGAGCAGATTGGCGGTACAGGCCATACTAA
- the LOC107897845 gene encoding heterogeneous nuclear ribonucleoprotein 1 isoform X2, translating to MERKLVVLGIPWEVDTEGLREYMSKYGDLEDCIVMKERTTGRSRGFGYVTFASADDAKNVLSIEHFLGERMLEVKIATPKEEMRAPIKKVTRIFVARIPPSVDESTFRRHFEEYGEITDLYMPKDQVSKAHRGIGFITFASAESVENLMADAHELGGSTVVVDRATPKEDDFKPIGRMSQGGYGAYNAYISAATRYAALGAPTLYDHPGPMYGRGESSRGMGKKIFVGRLPQEATADDLRQYFGRFGRVIDVYVPKDPKRSGHRGFGFVTFAEDGVADRVSRRSHEICGQQVAIDSATPVDDAGPSFMMNPAGPFRGFGGPMRPFGRMYGGLPYDDWGYAIGSGRPSRADWRYRPY from the exons ATGGAACGGAAGCTTGTG GTTTTGGGAATCCCTTGGGAGGTGGATACTGAAGGTTTGAGGGAATACATGAGTAAATATGGTGATTTGGAGGATTGTATTGTCATGAAG GAGCGAACTACGGGTCGATCCCGTGGTTTTGGTTATGTAACGTTTGCATCGGCTGATGATGCGAAG AATGTGCTATCAATTGAGCATTTTCTTGGTGAGAGAATGCTGGAAGTTAAAATAGCTACTCCAAAG GAGGAGATGAGAGCTCCCATAAAGAAAGTTACCAGGATATTTGTGGCCAGGATTCCACCATCAGTGGATGAATCAACCTTTCGGAG GCATTTTGAGGAGTATGGTGAGATAACAGATTTATACATGCCGAAG GATCAAGTCTCAAAAGCTCATCGTGGAATTGGCTTTATCACTTTTGCTAGTGCAG AATCTGTGGAGAATCTGATGGCTGATGCTCATGAACTGGGTGGTTCTACAGTAGTAGTTGATCGAGCAACACCTAAG GAAGATGACTTCAAGCCAATAGGCAGAATGTCACAGGGGGGGTATGGTGCATACAATGCTTACATTTCTGCTGCCACTAGGTATGCTGCACTTGGTGCTCCTACCTTGTATGACCATCCTGGCCCCATGTATGGAA GAGGGGAGTCCAGCCGAGGGATGGGCAAAAAGATATTTGTTGGCAGACTTCCTCAGGAAGCCACTGCTGATGATCTGCGTCAGTATTTTGGTAGATTTGGCCGTGTAATAGATGTTTATGTTCCTAAG GACCCCAAGAGATCTGGCCACAGAGGTTTTGGTTTTGTGACTTTTGCTGAAGATGGAGTTGCAGATAGAGTATCTCGTAGGTCTCACGAGATTTGTGGACAACAG GTGGCAATAGATTCAGCAACACCCGTTGATGATGCTGGCCCTAGTTTCATGATGAATCCTGCTGGACCATTTAGAGGTTTTGGTGGTCCAATGCGCCCCTTTGGTAGGATGTATGGAGGACTGCCTTATGATGAT TGGGGTTATGCAATTGGGAGTGGGAGGCCATCGAGAGCAGATTGGCGGTACAGGCCATACTAA